A region from the Halomarina litorea genome encodes:
- a CDS encoding universal stress protein yields the protein MTNVLVPHDGSEQADRALSHAMEVFPHARLTLLTVIDPAMGFTGPNAPGTAEVWYESAQKRAAEWLEAARETAEADGMNVETVVETGRPARVIIEYAETHPVDHVVMGSQGREGVSRLLLGSVAETVVRRSPVPVTVVRCTMPVDERRVGETDPSPAKQ from the coding sequence ATGACGAACGTCCTCGTCCCGCACGACGGGTCCGAGCAGGCCGACCGGGCGCTCTCGCACGCCATGGAGGTGTTTCCCCACGCCCGCCTGACGCTCCTGACTGTCATCGACCCGGCGATGGGCTTTACGGGCCCGAACGCGCCGGGGACGGCGGAGGTGTGGTACGAGTCCGCCCAGAAGCGGGCGGCCGAGTGGCTCGAAGCCGCCCGCGAGACCGCCGAGGCCGACGGGATGAACGTCGAGACGGTCGTCGAGACGGGCCGCCCCGCCCGCGTCATCATCGAGTACGCCGAGACCCACCCCGTCGACCACGTCGTGATGGGGAGTCAGGGGCGCGAGGGCGTCTCGCGGCTCCTGCTCGGGAGCGTCGCGGAGACGGTGGTCCGGCGCTCGCCCGTTCCCGTCACCGTCGTGCGGTGTACGATGCCGGTGGACGAACGGCGGGTCGGCGAGACCGACCCCTCGCCCGCGAAGCAGTGA
- a CDS encoding ATP-binding protein, whose translation MTDLGDFSNFSREQADADEGADADTVAETGADAGTDAAADSTTNNGTGSTDDFERVSVDDVGRDRGIGTLSASAGLMVSEDERDTCLKAYVTVSNRTDVRIGSYLVAQYPDGAAGAANQERTSGHADGERLFCRITALEYAQEFQSDDATEIHARRAMRSRGIDEQDYKFMATLDPVAVLYEQDGELRRRMTDRVPKPETVVRQATDATEIKTGLKMPEEGVFLGHLAVGGQKVRTAAEPPTIDYRLKDDYDSGDPLVFRHTLVAGGTGSGKTHAAKNVLRQYLGRTYEMSDGRSPATAVVQFDPQDEYAQMHDDNPDVTAEDETRYEREGIRHGGYDDTVAFVPKVGDATYAASHHRARQVEFTVPFSMVRDNPWLVAGSSLNDNQYGALMELLNRFFRQHGDSGTYREFTSFLDDPGLKEELDESGRVHEATYDAVKRRVFGFNDVFDQDAPALTDQIHEFVRPGGLTVVPTYHISSARAKEAVVLAASSLLIDQKLSNDPRYDRIKDTPLVVGMDEAHNFLTDAESVQARKVISKFTEAAKQGRKERLGLFLITQDPQDIADPVFKQVNTTVVLNLGDEDAIRSVNIPATLESKVPYMEKGQMVVYSPDNSEPVEIIGLSNCLTRHGRD comes from the coding sequence ATGACCGACCTCGGGGACTTCTCGAACTTCTCGCGGGAGCAGGCGGACGCGGACGAGGGGGCCGACGCCGACACCGTCGCCGAGACGGGCGCGGACGCCGGGACCGACGCCGCCGCCGACTCGACCACGAACAACGGCACGGGGTCGACCGACGACTTCGAACGCGTCTCCGTGGACGACGTGGGCCGCGACCGGGGCATCGGGACGCTCTCCGCATCGGCGGGCCTGATGGTCAGCGAGGACGAACGCGACACCTGCCTGAAGGCGTACGTCACCGTCTCCAACCGGACGGACGTGCGCATCGGGTCCTACCTCGTCGCGCAGTATCCCGACGGGGCGGCGGGAGCCGCCAATCAGGAGCGTACCAGCGGGCACGCGGACGGGGAGCGTCTGTTCTGTCGCATCACGGCGCTGGAGTACGCCCAGGAGTTCCAGTCCGACGACGCCACCGAGATTCACGCCCGGCGGGCCATGCGCTCGCGGGGCATCGACGAACAGGACTACAAGTTCATGGCGACGCTCGACCCCGTCGCGGTGCTGTACGAACAGGACGGCGAACTGCGACGGCGGATGACCGACCGCGTCCCGAAACCCGAGACGGTCGTCAGGCAGGCCACCGACGCCACGGAGATAAAGACGGGCCTGAAGATGCCCGAGGAGGGCGTCTTCCTCGGGCACCTCGCCGTCGGAGGCCAGAAAGTACGGACGGCGGCCGAACCGCCGACCATCGACTACCGCCTGAAGGACGACTACGACTCGGGCGACCCCCTCGTGTTCCGCCACACCCTCGTCGCGGGGGGCACCGGGTCGGGGAAGACCCACGCCGCGAAGAACGTCCTCCGGCAGTACCTCGGGCGGACCTACGAGATGAGCGACGGGCGCTCTCCCGCCACTGCCGTCGTGCAGTTCGACCCGCAGGACGAGTACGCCCAGATGCACGACGACAACCCGGACGTCACCGCGGAGGACGAGACTCGCTACGAGCGAGAGGGCATCAGACACGGCGGGTACGACGACACCGTCGCGTTCGTCCCGAAGGTGGGGGACGCGACGTACGCCGCCAGCCACCACCGCGCCCGACAGGTGGAGTTCACCGTCCCGTTCTCGATGGTCCGGGACAACCCGTGGCTGGTCGCGGGGTCGAGTCTCAACGACAACCAGTACGGCGCGCTGATGGAACTGCTCAACCGGTTCTTCCGCCAGCACGGGGATTCGGGCACCTACCGGGAGTTCACGTCGTTCCTCGACGACCCGGGCCTGAAGGAGGAACTCGACGAGTCCGGGCGGGTCCACGAGGCCACCTACGACGCCGTCAAGCGCCGCGTCTTCGGGTTCAACGACGTGTTCGACCAGGACGCACCCGCCCTCACCGACCAGATACACGAGTTCGTCCGGCCGGGCGGCCTCACGGTGGTCCCGACGTACCACATCAGCAGTGCGCGAGCGAAGGAGGCCGTCGTCCTCGCCGCCTCCAGCCTCCTCATCGACCAGAAACTGTCGAACGACCCGCGCTACGACCGCATCAAGGACACGCCACTCGTCGTCGGGATGGACGAGGCGCACAACTTCCTCACGGACGCCGAGAGCGTGCAGGCCCGCAAGGTCATCTCGAAGTTCACCGAGGCGGCCAAACAGGGCCGCAAGGAGCGTCTCGGTCTCTTCCTCATCACGCAGGACCCACAGGACATCGCGGACCCCGTCTTCAAGCAGGTGAACACCACCGTCGTCCTCAACCTCGGCGACGAGGACGCCATCCGGTCGGTGAACATCCCCGCGACGCTGGAGTCGAAGGTGCCCTACATGGAGAAGGGCCAGATGGTCGTCTACTCGCCGGACAACTCTGAACCCGTCGAGATCATCGGCCTCTCGAACTGCCTGACCCGCCACGGACGGGACTGA
- a CDS encoding DNA double-strand break repair nuclease NurA has translation MTLDPVHFDGITRLAGRIQQDVDASDHRAFAETVWEGWLSPLRDGDDVIVEPLGERRRRRIDIEGAALMESPFETQHGLDSGTVNPTTFKNGVVLDVAQAAMSAVPSDLDLHRARTVVATVHTNDAAVTLNEDWTMFDEGYTRGRILHAPRVSRYETAVVHELALYLAESEHARTQAEVVEDLLVMDGPIYPKGLLNWANREPELADLLAEDERPRDVIENYVRLVESFVSREVPLVGFVKSPITRAITRTVRNERGNAPWVNDASFFSQVLERREEREEGFERLTNELTFTNWFVSRGGADRALSTLGDAFGIDRRLDPEAYEVTFAAIYDPRTDLVYRVEAPAVFTRDEDLRERLLMQLLQGVAVQRGPPPAVQKADDLARIGRAETSALQTALERTFDTERDTDYNDERWGVMD, from the coding sequence ATGACCCTCGACCCGGTGCACTTCGACGGCATCACGCGCCTCGCCGGGCGGATTCAGCAGGACGTGGACGCGAGCGACCACCGGGCGTTCGCGGAGACAGTCTGGGAGGGGTGGCTCTCCCCACTGCGCGACGGGGACGACGTCATCGTCGAACCCCTCGGCGAACGGCGCCGCCGGCGTATCGACATCGAGGGCGCCGCCCTGATGGAGTCGCCCTTCGAGACCCAGCACGGGCTGGACTCGGGGACGGTCAACCCGACGACGTTCAAGAACGGCGTCGTCCTCGACGTGGCGCAGGCCGCGATGAGCGCCGTCCCCTCCGACCTCGACCTCCACCGGGCGCGCACCGTCGTCGCCACCGTCCACACCAACGACGCCGCCGTCACCCTCAACGAGGACTGGACGATGTTCGACGAGGGGTACACCCGCGGGCGCATCCTCCACGCTCCCCGGGTGTCGCGATACGAGACGGCCGTGGTCCACGAACTCGCCCTCTACCTCGCCGAGAGCGAACACGCCCGCACGCAGGCCGAGGTGGTGGAGGACCTGCTGGTGATGGACGGCCCCATCTACCCGAAGGGGTTGCTCAACTGGGCGAACCGGGAACCGGAACTCGCGGACCTGCTGGCGGAGGACGAACGCCCGCGCGACGTCATCGAGAACTACGTCCGCCTCGTGGAGTCGTTCGTCTCGCGGGAGGTGCCCCTCGTGGGCTTCGTGAAGTCGCCCATCACGCGCGCCATCACCCGGACGGTGCGCAACGAACGCGGGAACGCGCCGTGGGTCAACGACGCCTCGTTCTTCTCGCAGGTGCTCGAACGCCGCGAGGAGCGCGAGGAGGGCTTCGAGCGCCTCACGAACGAGTTGACGTTCACGAACTGGTTCGTCTCGCGCGGCGGCGCGGACCGTGCGCTCTCGACGCTGGGTGACGCCTTCGGCATCGACCGTCGCCTCGACCCCGAGGCCTACGAGGTCACGTTCGCGGCCATCTACGACCCCCGGACTGACCTCGTCTACCGCGTCGAGGCCCCCGCCGTCTTCACCCGCGACGAGGACCTGCGCGAACGCCTCCTGATGCAACTCCTGCAGGGCGTCGCCGTCCAGCGCGGGCCGCCGCCCGCCGTCCAGAAGGCCGACGACCTCGCCCGAATCGGCCGGGCGGAGACCAGCGCCCTCCAGACGGCGCTCGAACGGACCTTCGACACGGAGCGCGACACGGACTACAACGACGAGCGCTGGGGCGTGATGGACTGA
- a CDS encoding inositol monophosphatase family protein → MLPTIEHTAVRATLAGGRHLGERFRANDADGEFSAHDVKAAADRASEERMLGVVEEAFPDHAVYSEERGEGGGEGDYRWIVDPLDGTNNFVAGMPSFASAATVLDSGDPVVASVYAPVADDLYVARWGGGVEYDGETVETGSDRAPSEATVGFVVGHGVKLDPDRAERAHAVRTALEDRCKRVVESWSPTVHWGLLARGRIDAMVSLSPDREEQYAGELLAREAGAVAREDGPLGVFAANESLCDSCWQAADSGEDQ, encoded by the coding sequence GTGCTCCCCACCATCGAACACACGGCCGTCAGAGCGACCCTCGCCGGCGGCCGCCACCTCGGCGAACGGTTCCGCGCGAACGACGCCGACGGCGAGTTCTCCGCCCACGACGTGAAAGCCGCCGCCGACCGCGCCAGCGAGGAGCGGATGCTGGGCGTCGTCGAGGAGGCGTTCCCCGACCACGCCGTCTACAGCGAGGAACGCGGCGAAGGCGGTGGCGAGGGCGACTACCGGTGGATCGTCGACCCACTCGACGGGACGAACAACTTCGTCGCCGGGATGCCCTCGTTCGCCTCGGCCGCCACGGTGCTCGATTCGGGCGACCCAGTCGTCGCCAGCGTCTACGCGCCCGTCGCGGACGACCTGTACGTCGCCCGGTGGGGTGGAGGGGTCGAGTACGACGGCGAGACGGTCGAGACGGGAAGCGACCGCGCCCCGAGCGAGGCCACCGTCGGGTTCGTCGTCGGCCACGGGGTGAAACTGGACCCGGACCGCGCCGAACGGGCGCACGCGGTACGGACGGCCCTCGAAGACCGGTGCAAGCGGGTCGTCGAGTCCTGGTCGCCGACGGTCCACTGGGGGTTGCTCGCCCGCGGGCGCATCGACGCGATGGTCTCCCTCTCCCCCGACCGGGAGGAGCAGTACGCGGGGGAACTGCTGGCGCGCGAGGCGGGCGCGGTGGCCCGCGAGGACGGCCCGCTGGGGGTGTTCGCCGCGAACGAGTCGCTGTGTGATTCGTGTTGGCAAGCGGCAGACAGTGGCGAGGACCAGTAG
- a CDS encoding DUF7113 family protein: MLLIRGHGGGTALTGTLYERGERAPEFKGAPDEDAPYVWVCDEFYEVDSGGQVQRIDGKDVNIAFDTPMPRGFETREQAVEAAKEHIRTQFARVGVREADVEIEVIKTEPGTQ, encoded by the coding sequence ATGCTACTCATCCGCGGACACGGCGGGGGGACCGCGCTCACGGGGACACTCTACGAGCGTGGCGAACGCGCCCCCGAGTTCAAGGGTGCGCCCGACGAGGACGCCCCCTACGTCTGGGTCTGCGACGAGTTCTACGAGGTGGACAGCGGCGGTCAGGTCCAGCGAATCGACGGGAAGGACGTGAACATCGCGTTCGACACCCCGATGCCCCGCGGCTTCGAGACCCGAGAGCAGGCCGTCGAGGCGGCGAAAGAGCACATCCGCACGCAGTTCGCTCGCGTCGGCGTCCGCGAGGCCGACGTGGAGATCGAGGTCATCAAGACCGAACCGGGCACGCAGTAG